In Nicotiana tabacum cultivar K326 chromosome 17, ASM71507v2, whole genome shotgun sequence, one DNA window encodes the following:
- the LOC107771926 gene encoding phospholipase A1-IIgamma-like produces the protein MASMAEKWEHLSGKNNWEGLLNPLDVDLRKYIIQYGELAHVTYDTFIDEKASKYAGASRYSMENLFTRAGLDPLNYKVTKYFYATSSIPLPSAFLVKSLSREAWSKESNFMGYIAVATDEGKVALGRRDIVIAWRGTIQTLEWVNDLEFLLIPGPKVFGDGGLLPLFKPLVHHGFYNIYTSEDPRSKFNQASARDQVLEEVKRLVEEYKNEEVSITVAGHSLGASLATLNAVDIAFNGINKTSSGKEFPVTAFVFASPKVGDLNFQKTFSKLKNLHILRIHNLLDIVPKYPPVGYIDVGEEIIIDTTKSPYLKLNPGDPHTRHNLEGYLHGIDGTQGIGILAGFKLEVNRDLALVNRIWDMLKDEYCIPAAWWTEKHKGMVQQEDGTWLLLDREDYDLVREI, from the exons ATGGCTAGCATGGCTGAGAAATGGGAGCATCTTAGTGGCAAAAACAATTGGGAAGGGCTTTTAAACCCATTGGATGTTGATCTTCGTAAATACATCATTCAATATGGAGAATTAGCTCATGTAACTTATGACACCTTCATCGATGAGAAAGCATCCAAATATGCAGGAGCTAGCAGATACTCGATGGAAAATCTTTTTACTAGAGCTGGACTTGACCCACTCAATTATAAAGTAACCAAATACTTTTATGCAACTTCATCCATTCCACTTCCTAGTGCTTTCCTTGTTAAATCATTGTCAAGGGAAGCATGGAGTAAGGAATCAAACTTTATGGGGTATATTGCTGTGGCTACTGATGAGGGTAAAGTTGCACTGGGAAGGAGGGATATTGTAATTGCTTGGCGAGGAACAATTCAGACACTGGAGTGGGTTAATGACCTTGAATTTTTACTTATTCCAGGACCAAAAGTATTTGGTGATGGGGgtttacttcctttgttcaagCCATTGGTGCATCATGGCTTCTATAATATTTATACATCAGAAGATCCACGTTCAAAGTTTAATCAGGCTAGTGCCAGAGACCAG GTTCTTGAAGAAGTGAAAAGATTGGTTGAGGAATACAAAAATGAAGAGGTTAGCATAACAGTTGCTGGCCATAGCTTAGGTGCATCACTTGCAACCCTAAATGCAGTTGACATAGCTTTCAATGGTATTAACAAAACGAGCAGTGGCAAGGAGTTTCCAGTGACAGCTTTTGTATTCGCAAGTCCTAAAGTTGGGGATCTCAATTTTCAAAAGACCTTTTCCAAACTGAAAAATCTTCATATCCTAAGAATTCATAACCTATTAGACATTGTTCCGAAATACCCACCCGTCGGGTATATAGACGTTGGGGAGGAAATAATAATTGACACCACAAAATCCCCGTATTTGAAGCTTAATCCAGGAGACCCGCACACAAGGCATAATTTGGAGGGTTACTTGCATGGAATTGATGGAACTCAAGGAATAGGAATTTTAGCAGGTTTTAAACTAGAGGTGAATCGTGATCTCGCACTTGTCAACAGGATATGGGACATGCTAAAAGATGAATATTGTATACCTGCAGCTTGGTGGACTGAGAAGCACAAAGGAATGGTTCAACAAGAAGATGGAACTTGGCTTCTCTTGGATCGCGAGGACTATGACTTAGTCAGAGAGATATGA